In Leucoraja erinacea ecotype New England chromosome 28, Leri_hhj_1, whole genome shotgun sequence, the following are encoded in one genomic region:
- the LOC129710704 gene encoding GAS2-like protein 2A: protein MANIQSATAKSIRPFKSSEEYLVAMKEDLAEWLNELYGLGTGLEQLVRDLETGSLLCQHANNVSRVAHHFCCQYPELLVKVKLPQAGVTYTAAAQPGTFLARDNVSNFIQWCRKEMQIKDVLMFETEDLVLRKNEKNFVLCLLEVARRASKFGMLAPVLIQMEEEIEDEIREEMDLPPEIIPPKPKPQRQLCDFKNLDEMVRHLVSRCTCPDQFPMVKVSEGKYKVGDSNTLIFVRILRNHVMVRVGGGWDTLEHYLDKHDPCRCTSLTHKQVSRFSSPHRSAMPTHEIKARLPPRTDQPNKPQTTLILSRSQSPMPPVEWKLATPSALSLRNHNAALRPPSPDVATTSAESSARRNPRDKSEPRQTYQARQRDRSSTPSYQMPTSVNSGKFNSNITSAARTGREKTRALPITSKPHSAAQEIKRAAEPVMDTKKVPSQPAVPQQTESRMSRTWTNTQCVDSKRDQSSSNVNKQSTRALSLTHKPASEAGSSISKGLARGHLSAPSSQWKLSVAQGAEKRSGKDQAALQLPAPLGAGQEGCWQEPISTRKPSTDGSRKPILQKSPIRSRTPDPYSLNNNNNKGVNNGRSKMCLFTPPPINPTQEIELYRSFEDEIVSNMKALEMFSLVGDNLEGSEPSGCSSAASLASSPNQKEAKRSDNLCSSKYSISPFQVAASHVNNANHPTSCGNGTLPPSPKLTQNGSGFGEVLAELVSGTPSLSHVDIENWIANSSLEMVPSDSSTKLQQPGLNDMEAIKPFPNRTEDQSANEIGSTCDQKGNAFKGVMRRVVTMPQNEVTATELNSTPTNEGSDTNVSFDWPDPPCTLHKTWVQQGRQKRFLRKPERVPSIYKLKLRPKIRPRRDNRPEKRPSRIPTPLSYRQDDKTSKNTTKSGTQHKSHRANSRVVRSKTQVKQKPSSYLTQPEELVSREDSCPSQRAQSKQSRTSEKQSITQAMGQGSEDSESWV, encoded by the exons ATGGCCAACATCCAGTCGGCCACGGCCAAGAGCATCCGCCCCTTCAAGTCGAGCGAGGAGTACCTGGTGGCCATGAAAGAGGACCTGGCCGAGTGGCTGAACGAGCTGTACGGCCTGGGCACGGGGCTGGAGCAGCTGGTGAGGGACCTGGAGACGGGCAGCTTGCTGTGCCAACACGCCAACAACGTCAGCCGGGTGGCCCACCACTTCTGCTGCCAGTACCCCGAGCTGCTGGTCAAAGTCAAGCTGCCGCAGGCTGGGGTCACCTACACTGCGGCCGCTCAGCCCGGAACATTCCTGGCCCGGGACAACGTGTCCAACTTCATCCAGTGGTGCCGCAAGGAGATGCAGATCAAAG ACGTTCTCATGTTTGAGACAGAGGACCTGGTTCTGAGGAAGAATGAGAAGAACTTTGTGCTGTGTCTGCTGGAAGTTGCCAGGAGAGCTTCCAAGTTCGGCATGTTGGCTCCGGTCCTCATTCAGATGGAGGAGGAGATCGAGGATGAGATCCGCGAGGAGATGGATTTACCACCGGAGATCATTCCTCCCAAACCCAAACCACAGAGGCAGCTCTGCGACTTCAAAAACCTGGATGAAATG GTTCGCCATCTTGTGAGTCGTTGCACCTGTCCTGATCAGTTCCCCATGGTCAAAGTCTCTGAAGGGAAATATAAAGTGGGAGACTCCAACACTTTGATTTTTGTGagg ATATTACGGAATCATGTGATGGTGCGTGTGGGTGGAGGATGGGACACTCTGGAGCATTACCTGGACAAGCATGACCCTTGCCGCTGTACATCACTCA CTCACAAGCAAGTGTCAAGATTCAGCAGCCCGCACAGATCCGCCATGCCTACGCATGAGATCAAGGCTCGCTTGCCGCCAAGGACAGACCAGCCGAACAAGCCACAGACGACACTCATTCTGTCAAGGTCCCAAAGCCCCATGCCTCCAGTGGAGTGGAAACTAGCTACACCCTCTGCTCTCTCCCTGAGGAATCACAATGCTGCTCTCCGACCCCCATCACCGGATGTTGCCACTACCTCTGCAGAGAGCTCCGCCAGGAGGAATCCCCGCGACAAGTCAGAGCCACGGCAAACCTACCAAGCCAG GCAGAGAGATCGGTCATCAACTCCTTCTTACCAGATGCCAACCAGCGTCAACAGTGGGAAATTCAATTCCAACATCACCTCTGCAGCAAGAACAGGGAGAGAGAAGACCAGGGCTTTGCCAATAACCTCCAAGCCCCATTCTGCAGCTCAGGAGATCAAAAGAGCTGCCGAACCTGTGATGGACACCAAGAAAGTGCCAAGTCAACCTGCTGTCCCTCAACAGACAGAGAGCAGGATGAGCCGCACTTGGACCAACACCCAGTGTGTTGATTCCAAACGTGACCAAAGCAGCTCAAACGTGAACAAGCAGAGCACCAGGGCTTTGTCACTGACTCACAAGCCGGCTTCAGAAGCAGGCTCCAGCATCTCCAAAGGATTGGCGAGAGGTCACTTGTCTGCACCTAGCTCACAATGGAAGCTGTCTGTAGCTCAAGGTGCAGAGAAGAGAAGTGGGAAGGATCAAGCAGCTCTTCAGCTGCCTGCTCCACTTGGTGCTGGGCAGGAAGGCTGCTGGCAAGAACCTATCTCTACCAGGAAGCCATCAACGGACGGATCAAGGAAGCCAATTCTGCAAAAAAGTCCTATTCGGTCGAGAACTCCAGACCCTTACAGCTTaaataataacaacaacaaagGTGTGAACAATGGCAGGAGCAAAATGTGTTTATTCACACCACCGCCTATTAACCCGACCCAGGAAATAGAACTGTACAGAAGCTTTGAAGATGAAATTGTGTCGAATATGAAAGCTTtggagatgtttagtttagttggggaCAACTTGGAGGGGAGCGAGCCCAGTGGATGTTCCTCAGCAGCGAGTTTGGCCAGTTCCCCAAACCAGAAGGAAGCTAAAAGATCGGACAACCTATGTTCTTCAAAGTATTCGATATCCCCCTTCCAAGTTGCAGCCAGCCATGTCAATAATGCCAATCATCCCACCAGTTGTGGCAATGGGACTTTGCCTCCCTCACCAAAGCTGACTCAGAATGGCAGTGGCTTTGGGGAGGTTCTTGCCGAGCTCGTCAGCGGAACGCCAAGCCTCAGTCACGTGGACATTGAGAACTGGATAGCAAACAGCTCCCTGGAAATGGTGCCATCCGATTCCAGCACCAAACTACAGCAACCAGGTTTGAATGACATGGAAGCCATCAAGCCATTCCCCAATAGAACTGAAGATCAAAGCGCAAATGAGATTGGTTCAACGTGTGACCAAAAGGGCAACGCTTTTAAGGGAGTTATGAGAAGAGTTGTGACAATGCCTCAAAATGAAGTGACTGCTACCGAGCTGAATTCCACACCCACCAACGAAGGGTCTGACACCAACGTATCCTTTGACTGGCCAGACCCACCCTGCACGCTTCACAAAACCTGGGTTCAACAAGGAAGACAAAAGAGGTTTTTAAGAAAGCCCGAGAGGGTTCCCTCTATCTACAAGCTGAAGCTTCGGCCCAAAATACGTCCCAGGAGGGACAATAGGCCAGAGAAAAGGCCATCCAGAATCCCAACACCTTTATCTTACAGGCAGGACGATAAAACATCAAAAAACACCACCAAGTCTGGAACGCAGCACAAATCTCACAGAGCTAACAGCAGAGTTGTGAGATCCAAGACTCAGGTTAAACAGAAGCCTTCTTCGTATTTGACACAACCAGAAGAACTTGTTTCAAGAGAGGACTCTTGTCCTTCTCAGCGTGCGCAGTCGAAACAAAGCAGAACTTCAGAAAAACAATCCATTACACAGGCCATGGGGCAAGGAAGTGAAGATAGCGAGTCTTGGGTTTAA